A genome region from Arthrobacter sp. SLBN-100 includes the following:
- a CDS encoding phosphatase PAP2 family protein, producing MTISRRTTTRTASRPAPGSGFLFVLATLACIAGLIATYHYFVQTTTGQFIDESALVEAVAIHGPAGKASTKFLDLLPTISLVMAAVVVLFVTVIRKHWTEAGIAVAACVGANIATQVLKDVLPSRPDKGVVTLDLNSLPSGHTTLAASAAAAVFLMASPRWRPMAGFVGGSFAIASGVSTLINQWHRPADVVAAFLLVGAFIIPAGWLIIRRGAWNAWDGFGAHLGSARIWLSLPVVIGLASAAVAVYSLARIAPGPWQETSTTNYFWAGISLIVIAGYLATVATTALFAYAARRRDSPGR from the coding sequence GTGACGATTTCGCGGCGTACAACCACCAGGACAGCCAGCAGGCCCGCTCCGGGCTCGGGGTTCCTGTTTGTGCTGGCCACACTGGCCTGCATCGCGGGATTGATCGCCACGTACCACTACTTCGTCCAGACCACCACGGGCCAGTTCATCGATGAATCCGCGCTCGTGGAGGCCGTCGCCATCCACGGGCCCGCAGGCAAGGCGAGCACCAAGTTCCTGGACCTGCTGCCCACCATCTCACTGGTGATGGCCGCCGTCGTGGTCCTGTTTGTCACGGTGATCCGCAAACACTGGACCGAAGCCGGCATCGCGGTGGCGGCCTGCGTCGGTGCGAACATTGCCACGCAGGTGCTGAAGGATGTGCTGCCATCCCGGCCAGACAAGGGGGTAGTGACGCTGGACCTGAACTCGCTGCCGTCCGGGCACACCACCCTGGCCGCGTCGGCAGCGGCCGCGGTGTTCCTGATGGCGTCGCCGCGATGGCGTCCGATGGCCGGTTTTGTGGGTGGTTCGTTCGCCATCGCTTCCGGGGTGTCCACCCTGATCAATCAGTGGCACCGGCCGGCCGATGTGGTGGCGGCATTCCTGCTGGTGGGCGCGTTTATCATTCCCGCGGGCTGGCTGATCATCCGGCGCGGGGCCTGGAACGCATGGGACGGCTTCGGCGCCCACCTGGGCTCGGCGAGGATCTGGCTCTCGCTGCCGGTGGTGATCGGGCTGGCGTCGGCGGCGGTGGCGGTGTACTCGCTGGCCCGGATCGCTCCCGGTCCCTGGCAGGAAACGAGTACCACCAACTATTTCTGGGCGGGCATCTCGCTGATCGTGATCGCCGGATACCTGGCCACCGTGGCCACCACAGCCCTGTTCGCCTACGCCGCACGACGGCGGGACTCGCCAGGGCGCTGA
- a CDS encoding BTAD domain-containing putative transcriptional regulator, with product MIASGLAVDQTMETVLTGAKTCRLEVRIIGPLRIRRGETVLGYGQLGGPKPRQIFELLLLNLGVPVSKDRLIDILWAGQAPAEALPTLESYVSVLRRHLQPGMGKDGPLRTVTGGYMLDRSLVDLDLDRFEALVRAAESAAPERAVVLLQEALELASAPLLGEELVPLWAESERARHAARVFRARILAAESALALGRTKLALICAREAVTDDPLSEQAWTVLVLGLEKSGQPTEALRAFDQCRRIMNRELGCSPGAALRSIYARLLEATTHVIAPPAAPVLDDTPTIRVMIINRHRTLTDLLVLALDREPDMLSVGTADSAQSGVDLVRELAPDVVLLGNRLRDDDGMAAALRILADAPHTRVLMLAGMPTPEMQQQAAAAGISAFLPKDGSLATLLSAVRRKTADASIS from the coding sequence ATGATCGCATCAGGGCTCGCAGTAGACCAGACGATGGAAACTGTCCTCACCGGAGCGAAGACTTGCCGGCTCGAGGTGAGAATCATCGGTCCGCTCCGGATCCGGCGCGGGGAGACAGTCCTCGGGTACGGTCAGCTGGGCGGCCCAAAGCCCCGGCAAATTTTCGAACTCCTTTTGTTGAACCTTGGCGTTCCCGTTTCAAAGGACCGCCTGATTGACATCCTCTGGGCCGGACAGGCACCTGCCGAGGCGCTCCCCACCCTGGAGAGCTATGTCAGCGTGCTGCGGCGCCATCTGCAGCCCGGCATGGGCAAGGACGGCCCTTTGCGGACCGTGACAGGCGGCTACATGCTGGACAGGTCGCTGGTGGACCTGGACCTGGACCGCTTCGAGGCACTGGTGCGGGCGGCAGAATCCGCGGCGCCGGAGCGTGCCGTTGTGCTACTCCAGGAGGCCCTTGAGCTGGCTTCGGCCCCGCTGCTGGGCGAAGAACTGGTGCCGTTATGGGCAGAATCCGAGCGGGCCCGCCATGCTGCGCGCGTTTTCCGTGCCCGCATCCTGGCGGCAGAGTCGGCCCTGGCCCTGGGAAGAACCAAACTGGCCCTTATTTGCGCCAGGGAGGCCGTAACGGATGATCCGCTCAGCGAGCAGGCCTGGACCGTCCTGGTCCTGGGACTGGAGAAAAGTGGCCAGCCCACGGAGGCCCTGCGTGCCTTTGACCAATGCAGGCGGATCATGAACCGGGAGCTGGGCTGTAGTCCGGGTGCAGCCCTGCGGTCCATCTACGCCAGGCTGCTGGAGGCCACGACCCACGTCATCGCGCCCCCGGCCGCGCCTGTCCTGGACGATACACCGACAATTCGCGTCATGATCATCAATCGCCACCGGACGTTGACCGACCTGCTTGTCCTCGCCCTGGACCGGGAGCCGGACATGCTCAGTGTGGGGACGGCAGACTCTGCCCAATCGGGCGTTGATCTGGTCCGCGAACTGGCGCCCGACGTCGTCCTTCTCGGCAACCGCCTGCGCGATGATGACGGCATGGCAGCGGCGCTGCGCATTCTCGCTGATGCCCCCCATACGCGCGTCCTGATGTTGGCGGGAATGCCGACGCCCGAGATGCAACAGCAGGCAGCCGCCGCTGGCATCTCTGCATTCCTGCCCAAGGACGGCTCACTGGCCACGCTGTTAAGCGCCGTCAGGCGAAAGACTGCTGATGCCAGCATCAGTTGA
- a CDS encoding M20/M25/M40 family metallo-hydrolase: protein MGRLPATTSLLSPLRQAVRGDFAAAVGQLSELVRIPAMAWASFDPAELDTAARHVAGLMHEAGIPDVDILQASRPDGGRGAPAVVGRRPARNGKPTLLLYAHYDVQPAGDITLWESPPFEAVERDGRLWGRGVADNKAGVMLHLAAFRNALRVLGDDLELGITVLIDGEEEAGSPSLPLLLQQHSDLLAADVLVVADSGNWKVGVPALTTSLRGLILGTIEVQVLDHALHSGTYGGPLLDAVTVLSRLIATLHHDDGSVAVEGLLASEMPGPLLSEEDFRADSGVRSGVPLAGTGSLTSRLWTKPALVIIGMDVPSVAMSSDTLQPVARAKFSLSLAPESDTAAAMEAVRRHVEAHTPFGADVTFTPAGRTEGFAGDASSPAARAMLSAMEDTWGVPAVCMGVGGSIPAVNILTKLYPRAEVLITGAEDPDSRAHGANESIHLGDFENAILAEALLIARLNSPD, encoded by the coding sequence TTGGGCCGGCTTCCTGCCACCACCTCCCTGTTGTCGCCGCTCCGGCAGGCGGTGCGCGGGGACTTTGCTGCCGCCGTCGGCCAGTTATCGGAGCTGGTGCGGATTCCGGCGATGGCCTGGGCCTCCTTTGACCCGGCCGAGCTGGATACGGCTGCCCGGCACGTGGCCGGCCTGATGCACGAGGCCGGGATCCCCGACGTCGACATCCTGCAGGCATCCCGGCCGGACGGCGGGCGGGGGGCGCCGGCGGTGGTGGGGCGCAGGCCCGCACGGAACGGCAAGCCGACGCTGCTGCTGTACGCGCATTACGACGTCCAGCCGGCCGGGGACATCACCCTGTGGGAGAGCCCGCCGTTTGAAGCGGTGGAGCGGGACGGCCGGCTCTGGGGCAGGGGAGTGGCGGACAACAAGGCGGGCGTGATGCTGCACCTGGCCGCTTTCCGCAACGCGCTGCGCGTGCTGGGCGATGACCTCGAGCTTGGCATCACCGTGTTGATCGACGGCGAGGAGGAGGCGGGTTCGCCCAGCCTGCCGCTGCTGCTCCAGCAGCACAGCGACCTGCTCGCCGCCGACGTGCTGGTGGTGGCCGACTCCGGTAACTGGAAGGTGGGCGTCCCGGCGCTCACCACGAGCCTGCGCGGGCTCATTTTGGGAACCATCGAGGTGCAGGTGCTGGACCACGCGCTGCATTCCGGGACCTACGGCGGGCCGTTGCTGGATGCGGTGACCGTGTTGTCGCGGCTGATCGCCACGCTGCATCACGACGACGGGAGCGTCGCCGTCGAGGGCCTTTTGGCGTCCGAGATGCCCGGGCCGTTGCTGTCCGAAGAGGATTTCCGGGCGGACTCGGGAGTGCGTTCGGGGGTGCCGCTGGCTGGTACGGGGTCTTTGACGTCGCGGCTGTGGACCAAACCGGCTTTGGTGATTATCGGGATGGACGTTCCTTCGGTAGCGATGTCTTCGGACACGCTGCAGCCGGTGGCGCGGGCCAAGTTCAGCCTCAGCCTGGCGCCGGAAAGTGACACGGCCGCTGCCATGGAGGCGGTCCGGCGGCACGTGGAGGCGCATACTCCGTTCGGTGCCGACGTGACCTTCACGCCCGCCGGCCGGACCGAGGGCTTCGCCGGCGACGCGTCCTCGCCTGCTGCCCGGGCCATGCTCTCGGCCATGGAGGACACGTGGGGAGTGCCCGCCGTTTGCATGGGCGTGGGCGGCTCCATTCCCGCGGTGAACATCCTGACCAAGCTGTATCCCCGGGCGGAGGTGCTCATCACCGGGGCGGAGGACCCGGATTCCCGGGCGCACGGGGCGAACGAGTCGATCCACCTGGGCGATTTCGAGAACGCCATCCTCGCCGAGGCTCTGTTGATTGCCCGCCTTAATTCCCCGGACTAA
- a CDS encoding N-acetylglutaminylglutamine amidotransferase — MCGIAGEIAFNGRHASPEAVLKIMGAMTSRGPDGRGAWEAGWVALGHQRLSIIDLSESGAQPMVDEGGLAITFNGCIYNYKELRRELEPEFTFRSTSDTEVILKAYRKWGEDFVHHLVGMFAVALYDPQRQEVLLVRDRLGIKPVYVSHLHGRLRFASSLPALVASGGIDTSIDEVALHHYLSWHSIVPAPRTILRGVQKLPAATIRTIRPDGTWHDREYWKPSYTRRAEHSGWSAADWQDAVHDSLKTAVRRRMVADVPVGVLLSGGLDSSLLVSLLAEEGQHGLSTFSIGFDGAGGDSGNEFAYSDLVAREFGTRHEQLHISTSEFAPSIAGAVEAMSEPMASHDVTAFHLLSRTVAEHLKVVQCGQGADEIFGGYGYHQPLASVGRSEAQAVFTSTFVDHRHEELLNILEPEWYCGSDVSSEVLAANLEAPGAETALDAVLRLDTHLLMVDDPVKRLDNMSMAWGIEARVPFLDHELVELAAACPPELKAAQGGKGILKDLGRQLLPAAVVDRPKGYFPVPALRHLEEPFISMVRESLHAPEAKQRGLFQPAYIDGLLANPNVQRTAVNSNVLWQLALLEMWLQHHGVG, encoded by the coding sequence ATGTGCGGTATAGCCGGCGAAATCGCCTTTAACGGAAGACACGCCTCCCCGGAGGCAGTTCTGAAAATAATGGGGGCAATGACGTCGAGGGGACCGGACGGACGGGGAGCGTGGGAGGCGGGCTGGGTTGCACTGGGGCATCAGCGGCTCAGCATCATCGACCTCTCTGAATCAGGTGCCCAGCCCATGGTGGACGAGGGCGGCCTGGCCATCACCTTCAACGGCTGCATCTACAACTACAAGGAGCTGCGCCGGGAACTTGAGCCCGAGTTCACCTTCCGGTCCACCAGCGACACCGAGGTGATCCTGAAGGCCTACCGGAAGTGGGGGGAGGACTTCGTCCACCACCTGGTAGGCATGTTTGCCGTGGCCCTGTACGATCCGCAACGCCAGGAAGTCCTCCTGGTCCGGGACCGGCTGGGCATCAAGCCCGTGTACGTCTCCCACCTGCACGGCAGGCTGCGCTTCGCATCCAGCCTGCCCGCGCTCGTGGCCTCGGGCGGGATCGACACGTCCATCGATGAGGTGGCACTGCACCACTACCTGAGCTGGCACTCGATCGTTCCGGCTCCGCGGACCATCCTGCGCGGCGTCCAGAAGCTGCCGGCCGCCACCATCCGGACCATCCGCCCGGACGGGACCTGGCACGACCGCGAGTACTGGAAACCTTCCTACACGCGGCGTGCGGAGCACTCCGGCTGGTCCGCCGCGGACTGGCAGGATGCCGTCCATGACTCGCTTAAGACGGCAGTACGACGGCGGATGGTCGCCGACGTGCCGGTGGGTGTCCTTCTCTCCGGGGGCTTGGATTCCAGCCTGCTGGTTTCGCTGCTTGCCGAGGAGGGCCAGCACGGGCTCTCCACTTTCAGCATCGGTTTCGACGGCGCCGGCGGCGACTCGGGGAACGAGTTCGCCTATTCGGACCTGGTGGCACGGGAGTTCGGGACCCGGCATGAGCAGCTGCACATCAGCACCTCGGAGTTCGCCCCCTCCATTGCTGGTGCCGTAGAGGCGATGTCCGAGCCCATGGCCAGCCATGACGTGACGGCGTTCCACCTGCTCTCCCGCACGGTTGCGGAGCACCTGAAGGTGGTGCAGTGCGGCCAGGGTGCGGATGAGATTTTCGGCGGGTACGGGTACCACCAGCCTCTTGCTTCTGTTGGCCGTTCGGAAGCGCAGGCCGTATTCACCTCAACCTTTGTGGACCACCGCCATGAGGAGCTCCTGAATATCCTGGAACCCGAGTGGTACTGCGGGTCCGATGTGAGCAGCGAGGTCCTGGCCGCCAACCTGGAGGCGCCCGGCGCGGAGACTGCGCTGGACGCCGTGCTCCGGCTGGACACCCACCTGCTGATGGTGGATGACCCGGTCAAGCGGCTGGACAACATGAGCATGGCCTGGGGAATCGAAGCCCGGGTCCCGTTCCTGGACCATGAACTGGTGGAGCTCGCCGCCGCCTGCCCGCCGGAGCTCAAGGCCGCGCAGGGCGGGAAGGGGATACTGAAGGACCTGGGCCGGCAACTGCTTCCCGCCGCAGTGGTGGACCGGCCCAAGGGGTACTTCCCCGTCCCGGCGCTCCGGCACCTGGAGGAACCGTTCATCAGCATGGTGCGCGAGTCGCTTCATGCACCCGAGGCCAAGCAGCGCGGGCTCTTCCAGCCCGCCTATATCGATGGGCTCCTGGCGAATCCGAATGTGCAGCGGACCGCAGTGAACAGCAACGTGCTCTGGCAGCTGGCGCTGCTGGAGATGTGGCTCCAGCACCACGGGGTGGGCTAA
- a CDS encoding aminotransferase class I/II-fold pyridoxal phosphate-dependent enzyme, whose protein sequence is MDQNETPVLDALAEHQKLDRYGFTPPAHRQGRGVDRRVLEVLGEQSFKSDVVASSGLDDRKSSHGYLSKAEQLMAEAVGADMAFFSTCGSSLSIKAAILAVTRGEGELLIGRDAHKSVVSGLVLSGLQPRWIKPRWDDELKLAHPPAPETVEEMWQRYPDASAALIVSPTPYGTCADLEAIVEICHKRGKPLIVDEAWGAQLPFHPDTPTWAMSAGADICVVSVHKMGLGFEQGSIFHLQGNLVDPVRLNQCADVLSTTSANVMLYAAMDGWRRQMVQDGKALIDKALELAKGLRRDVQALPGLHVLEDELVHAEASHDLDILHIMIDVSSLGISGFQATDWLRENCRLDMGTTDHRRTEAVISISDDEETAERLLGGLRALTEAAPGLPRPPAVVIPAEEELYLETVMLPRDAFFGPVEVIPCEEAPGRIAAEMATPYPPGIPILLPGERINKAAIDYLRSGVEAGMVLPDPADPTLKTIRVVREEPHRSQ, encoded by the coding sequence ATGGACCAGAACGAAACACCGGTGCTTGATGCGCTGGCCGAACACCAGAAACTCGACAGGTACGGGTTTACGCCCCCCGCCCACCGCCAGGGCCGCGGCGTCGATCGGCGGGTGCTGGAGGTGCTGGGGGAGCAGAGCTTCAAGTCCGACGTCGTTGCCTCCTCAGGCCTGGACGACCGGAAGTCCTCCCACGGCTACCTGTCCAAAGCCGAACAGCTGATGGCCGAAGCCGTGGGAGCGGACATGGCCTTCTTCTCAACCTGCGGCAGCTCCCTGTCCATCAAGGCCGCAATCCTGGCCGTGACCCGCGGCGAGGGCGAACTCCTGATCGGCCGGGACGCGCACAAATCCGTGGTTTCCGGCCTGGTCCTCTCGGGGCTGCAGCCGCGCTGGATCAAGCCGCGGTGGGACGACGAGCTGAAGCTGGCCCATCCGCCGGCACCCGAGACTGTGGAGGAGATGTGGCAGCGGTACCCGGACGCCTCGGCCGCGCTGATCGTCAGCCCCACACCCTACGGCACCTGCGCGGACCTCGAGGCAATCGTGGAGATCTGCCACAAGCGGGGCAAGCCGCTGATCGTTGACGAGGCCTGGGGAGCACAACTGCCCTTCCACCCGGACACCCCCACCTGGGCCATGTCCGCAGGGGCTGACATCTGCGTGGTCAGTGTCCACAAGATGGGGCTGGGCTTCGAGCAAGGCTCCATATTCCACCTGCAGGGCAACCTCGTGGACCCGGTCCGGCTGAACCAGTGCGCCGATGTGCTGTCCACCACCAGCGCGAACGTGATGCTGTACGCAGCGATGGACGGCTGGCGCCGGCAAATGGTGCAGGACGGCAAGGCCCTGATCGACAAGGCGCTGGAACTTGCCAAAGGACTCCGCCGGGACGTCCAGGCGCTCCCCGGGCTGCACGTCCTTGAAGACGAGCTGGTCCACGCCGAGGCCTCCCACGACCTGGACATCCTCCACATCATGATCGACGTTTCCAGCCTTGGCATCAGCGGGTTCCAGGCCACGGACTGGCTGCGCGAAAACTGCCGCCTCGACATGGGCACCACCGACCACCGCCGGACGGAAGCCGTCATCTCGATTTCGGATGACGAGGAGACGGCGGAGCGTCTTCTGGGCGGGCTCCGCGCACTTACCGAAGCCGCTCCCGGCCTGCCCCGGCCACCCGCCGTCGTCATTCCTGCCGAGGAGGAGCTCTACCTGGAGACGGTGATGCTGCCCCGGGACGCGTTCTTCGGGCCGGTGGAAGTCATCCCCTGCGAGGAAGCACCGGGCCGCATCGCTGCCGAAATGGCCACGCCCTACCCGCCCGGGATTCCGATCCTGCTGCCCGGCGAACGGATCAACAAAGCCGCCATCGACTACCTCAGAAGCGGGGTGGAGGCAGGCATGGTCCTGCCGGATCCCGCCGATCCAACGCTCAAGACCATCAGGGTGGTCCGTGAAGAACCACACCGATCGCAGTAA
- a CDS encoding glutamate--cysteine ligase: protein MRRVGVEEEFLIVDDADGHAVPLGELLERLNDDDGLSREMKQEQIETCTLPRISLDELAEDITVRRVSADSTARAVGARSVALATSPLPVKSTTSPGLRYERMIERFGLTAVEQLTCGCHVHVEVESDEEGVAVLDRIRIWLPVLMAITANSPFWNAMDSGYASYRSQAWNRWPTAGPCEIFGSAEAYHRQVNEILDSGVLLDKGQIYFDARLSHRHPTIEVRVGDVCLFADDAVLLAGLVRGLVETAARQWRDGMPPAPVSAMQLRLASWQAGRFGLDGDLLDPLTGQPRPAFEVAMALLDHVQSALKSQGEFDVVESLLFQVLTRGTGAARQRAAFAEAGSLCDVIADAVHISSLPATPLQKLRGMPLLASDQSA from the coding sequence ATGCGCCGGGTAGGCGTTGAGGAAGAATTCCTCATCGTCGACGACGCGGACGGGCATGCAGTGCCGCTGGGCGAACTGCTGGAACGCCTGAACGATGACGACGGGCTGAGCAGGGAGATGAAGCAGGAACAGATTGAGACCTGCACGCTTCCGAGGATCAGCCTGGACGAGCTCGCCGAGGACATTACAGTGCGGCGGGTGAGCGCCGATTCAACTGCCCGCGCAGTCGGGGCCCGGTCAGTGGCCCTTGCCACCTCACCCCTTCCCGTGAAATCCACCACCAGCCCGGGCCTGCGGTACGAGCGGATGATCGAGCGGTTCGGCCTGACGGCAGTGGAACAGCTGACCTGCGGCTGCCATGTGCATGTGGAGGTTGAGTCGGACGAGGAAGGCGTGGCCGTCCTGGACCGGATCCGGATCTGGCTCCCGGTGCTGATGGCGATCACGGCCAATTCCCCTTTCTGGAACGCCATGGACTCCGGGTACGCAAGCTACCGCTCCCAGGCGTGGAACCGGTGGCCAACCGCCGGACCGTGCGAGATCTTCGGCTCCGCCGAGGCCTACCACCGGCAGGTCAACGAGATCCTGGATTCCGGAGTGCTCCTGGACAAGGGGCAAATCTACTTTGACGCCAGGCTCAGCCACCGCCACCCAACCATTGAAGTGCGCGTGGGGGACGTATGCCTTTTTGCCGACGACGCCGTCCTCCTGGCCGGCCTGGTACGGGGCCTTGTGGAGACGGCGGCAAGGCAGTGGCGCGATGGTATGCCTCCCGCCCCTGTCTCGGCCATGCAGCTGCGGCTTGCCTCCTGGCAGGCGGGGCGCTTCGGGCTTGACGGTGACTTATTGGACCCGCTGACAGGCCAGCCCCGGCCCGCCTTCGAAGTGGCCATGGCACTGCTGGACCATGTCCAGTCCGCGCTGAAGAGCCAGGGCGAGTTCGACGTGGTGGAGTCGTTGCTGTTCCAGGTGTTGACCAGGGGCACCGGCGCTGCCCGCCAGCGGGCCGCGTTCGCGGAAGCGGGCAGCCTGTGCGATGTCATCGCCGACGCCGTCCACATCAGCAGCCTGCCGGCCACACCGCTTCAAAAGCTGAGGGGCATGCCGCTGCTGGCCAGCGACCAGAGTGCCTAG
- a CDS encoding gamma-glutamyl-gamma-aminobutyrate hydrolase family protein, with amino-acid sequence MHTTDAAMNPVIGLTTYLEQAGTEGCGTVSAAFLPETYLKPIIAAGGMPILLPPQPVMAGMIEQLVGRLDGLVVPGGWDVNPALYGQEAHPETDAPRAERDAWEQALIQEAIRQDVPLLCICRGEQLLNVTLGGSLHQHLPDVIGNAFYQPGGYTFNRIPVEIKAGSRLEQLIGANPGPVPVSHHQAVDKLGEGLTAAAWSEDQVVEAIEYPASTFTMGIQWHPEELPEEFGLFRGFVEAARGKFLSRLVPATPLSPVTAEINASLAGPALG; translated from the coding sequence GTGCACACCACCGACGCCGCGATGAATCCTGTCATCGGACTCACCACCTACCTCGAGCAGGCAGGTACCGAAGGTTGCGGCACGGTTAGTGCGGCTTTCCTGCCCGAGACGTACCTGAAACCCATCATCGCCGCAGGCGGCATGCCCATCCTCCTGCCGCCGCAGCCCGTGATGGCAGGCATGATTGAACAGCTCGTCGGCAGGCTCGACGGCCTGGTGGTGCCTGGCGGCTGGGACGTCAACCCGGCCCTCTACGGCCAGGAAGCACACCCCGAAACCGACGCACCCCGGGCCGAACGGGATGCCTGGGAGCAGGCGCTCATCCAGGAGGCCATCCGCCAGGACGTTCCGCTGCTGTGCATCTGCCGCGGCGAGCAGCTGCTGAACGTCACGCTCGGCGGCAGCCTCCACCAGCACCTGCCCGATGTTATTGGCAATGCCTTCTACCAGCCCGGCGGCTACACCTTCAACCGCATCCCTGTGGAAATCAAAGCCGGTTCCCGCCTCGAGCAGCTGATCGGCGCCAACCCCGGACCCGTGCCCGTCTCGCACCACCAGGCCGTGGACAAACTGGGCGAGGGCCTCACAGCCGCCGCCTGGAGCGAGGACCAGGTGGTGGAAGCCATCGAATACCCGGCCAGCACCTTCACCATGGGCATCCAGTGGCACCCGGAGGAGCTGCCCGAAGAATTCGGCCTGTTCCGCGGTTTTGTCGAAGCAGCCCGCGGAAAGTTCCTGTCCCGGCTGGTTCCGGCAACGCCGCTGTCGCCCGTCACCGCGGAGATCAATGCCAGCCTGGCCGGGCCCGCGCTCGGCTAA
- a CDS encoding carbon-nitrogen hydrolase family protein, with protein sequence MRIASGQFSAGKAPQDNLKQIARLMQAAALGNADLLVLPETSLYASAEPSTVLADVAEPLDGPFISGVAALARDLRLPVVVGTTEANPGGLPFNTLVALDAAGAVQGRYRKVHLYDAFGYRESDGTSQGSIDLPELLSYGQLRLGMLTCYDLRFPESARYLVDAGANVLLLPAMWIVGPGKEDHFNTLVRARAIENTSYVVTANQCGPLATAYSIVVDPFGVVIANAGELPGVVFAQLEPERIAAVRTRVPTLRNRRFRVVPGDKE encoded by the coding sequence GTGAGGATCGCCTCCGGGCAGTTCAGTGCCGGCAAAGCGCCGCAAGACAACCTGAAGCAGATCGCCCGGCTGATGCAGGCTGCCGCGTTGGGCAACGCGGACCTGCTGGTGCTTCCGGAGACCAGTCTCTACGCAAGCGCCGAACCCTCCACCGTCCTGGCGGACGTGGCGGAGCCTCTGGACGGCCCCTTTATCAGCGGTGTCGCCGCGCTCGCACGGGACCTCAGGTTGCCCGTCGTCGTGGGAACCACCGAGGCCAACCCCGGCGGCCTTCCGTTCAACACCTTGGTGGCCCTCGACGCCGCCGGTGCTGTCCAGGGCAGATACCGGAAAGTACACCTCTACGACGCCTTCGGCTACCGGGAAAGCGATGGAACCAGCCAGGGTTCCATTGACCTGCCGGAGCTGCTCTCCTATGGCCAGCTGCGCCTGGGCATGCTCACCTGCTACGACCTGAGGTTCCCGGAGAGTGCCCGCTACCTGGTGGACGCCGGAGCGAACGTCCTGCTGCTCCCCGCCATGTGGATCGTCGGCCCGGGCAAGGAGGACCACTTCAACACCCTGGTGCGCGCCAGGGCCATCGAGAACACCTCGTACGTGGTGACGGCCAACCAGTGTGGACCGCTGGCCACGGCCTACTCCATAGTGGTGGATCCCTTCGGGGTGGTGATCGCCAACGCCGGTGAGCTGCCCGGCGTCGTTTTTGCCCAGCTTGAGCCCGAGCGGATCGCGGCCGTCCGGACCCGCGTCCCCACCCTGCGGAACCGCCGTTTCCGGGTGGTTCCAGGGGATAAGGAATAG
- a CDS encoding LssY C-terminal domain-containing protein gives MTTPGGRRAVPEEPDHSRSSSPVVRRQSRWATVLAVLQRLLYLAVTIAVGWAVYYFLLARLSRGPEQAWVFLPVWLILAYALLPRIHRILSSLYIPDYFIGRTRTGDGVLGDPVNLAVVGPKEELRQAMLTAGWVEADPITPATAWRTLTSTVLGRSYATAPVSSLYVFGNKQELAFQREIDGNPRKRHHVRFWKCQPGWRLPGGLAVDWVGAGTYDRSVGLSLFTFQITHKIADRTDEERDFIIETLRSANAVESIHIILNYSSGYHHRNGGGDAIRTDGHLPIIDLHPPERLRRAGPPSRQGA, from the coding sequence GTGACGACCCCTGGCGGCCGGCGGGCTGTTCCGGAAGAGCCGGACCACTCACGTTCCAGCAGTCCGGTGGTGCGCCGGCAAAGCAGGTGGGCCACGGTCCTGGCGGTCCTGCAGCGGCTCCTGTACCTGGCGGTGACCATCGCCGTGGGCTGGGCCGTCTACTACTTCCTGCTCGCCCGGCTTTCACGCGGCCCTGAGCAGGCCTGGGTGTTCCTGCCGGTCTGGCTGATCCTGGCCTACGCCCTGCTGCCGCGCATCCACAGGATCCTCAGCAGCCTGTACATCCCGGACTACTTCATCGGGCGGACAAGGACGGGCGACGGCGTCCTGGGCGATCCCGTGAACCTCGCCGTGGTGGGGCCGAAGGAGGAGCTGCGGCAGGCCATGCTGACGGCGGGCTGGGTGGAGGCGGATCCGATCACGCCTGCCACTGCATGGCGCACCCTCACGTCCACCGTTCTGGGGCGCAGCTACGCAACCGCCCCGGTGAGCTCGCTCTACGTCTTCGGCAACAAGCAGGAGCTCGCCTTCCAGCGCGAAATCGACGGGAATCCCCGGAAGCGGCACCACGTCCGGTTCTGGAAATGCCAGCCCGGGTGGCGGCTGCCCGGCGGACTGGCGGTGGACTGGGTGGGCGCCGGGACCTACGACCGAAGCGTGGGACTGTCCCTGTTCACGTTCCAGATCACCCACAAGATCGCCGACCGCACCGACGAGGAACGCGACTTCATCATCGAGACGCTCCGCTCGGCCAACGCCGTGGAGTCGATCCACATCATCCTCAACTACTCCAGCGGCTACCACCACCGCAACGGCGGCGGCGACGCCATCCGCACCGACGGGCACCTCCCGATCATCGACCTGCACCCGCCGGAGCGTCTGCGGAGGGCCGGCCCGCCGTCGCGGCAGGGCGCTTAG